One region of Deinococcus fonticola genomic DNA includes:
- a CDS encoding AIM24 family protein has product MTNMQPGSDGTYSLRDFISQTAERDQPGEVFELESSKMLEVKVNGRIWSKLGAMVAYKGQLAFKREGTLEGGLMKALKRAVTQEMSPLAKIEGRGVAYLADQGKEIQILRLAGDSLNVNGNDLLAFEDSVQYDITMMRRMAGMAAGGLFSVRVQGHGLVAILSHGKPLTLRVTPHEPIFTDPNATIAWSGNLQPQLSMDTSFKSMLGRGGGETYQMVFQGDGFVVVQPYEEFDAGMLGGDSHSSGGIGRSLGDLFD; this is encoded by the coding sequence ATGACGAATATGCAACCGGGCAGTGATGGCACTTACTCTCTTCGTGATTTTATTTCTCAGACGGCGGAGCGCGACCAGCCGGGCGAGGTGTTCGAGCTGGAGTCCAGCAAGATGCTGGAAGTGAAGGTGAACGGGCGCATCTGGAGCAAGCTGGGCGCAATGGTGGCGTACAAGGGCCAGTTGGCGTTCAAGCGCGAGGGGACGCTGGAGGGCGGTCTGATGAAGGCCCTGAAGCGTGCGGTGACGCAGGAGATGTCGCCCCTGGCGAAAATCGAGGGGCGCGGCGTGGCCTACCTGGCCGACCAGGGTAAGGAGATTCAGATTCTGCGCCTGGCCGGGGATTCTCTCAACGTGAACGGTAACGACCTGCTGGCCTTCGAGGACAGCGTGCAGTACGACATCACCATGATGCGCCGCATGGCCGGCATGGCCGCCGGGGGGCTCTTCAGCGTGCGCGTGCAGGGGCACGGCCTGGTCGCCATCCTCAGCCACGGCAAACCCCTGACCCTGCGCGTCACGCCGCACGAACCGATTTTTACCGACCCGAACGCCACGATTGCCTGGAGCGGCAACCTGCAACCGCAACTGAGCATGGACACCAGTTTCAAGAGCATGCTGGGGCGCGGCGGCGGCGAGACGTACCAGATGGTCTTTCAGGGCGACGGCTTCGTGGTGGTGCAACCCTACGAGGAGTTCGACGCCGGCATGCTGGGCGGCGACAGCCACAGCAGCGGCGGTATAGGCCGCAGCCTGGGCGACCTGTTCGACTGA
- a CDS encoding pyridoxal phosphate-dependent aminotransferase yields the protein MTGPFRLSDKSRSLKPSATVAVASRALELQRQGLDIISMSVGEPDFGTPAHIKEAGMRAIRDGRTKYTPVSGLPELREAISEKFRRENGLTYAPDSVTVTSGGKQALFNAFFALLNPGDEVLIPAPYWVSYPEMVALTGAVPVPVPTTPESGFMLDMDVLASRVTPRTRMIVLNSPGNPTGAVFTPEILQAVAELAQRHDLMIVTDEMYEHLVYDAAQVSIGTFAPEHTLTVNGASKAYAMTGWRIGYAGGPKSVIAAMNALQSQSTSNASSISQHAALAALVQHQETSQFIDMARRAYRQRRDTIVRGLNDMGLKTPTPQGAFYVMADTTPIHHNELEAARIILDDAQVAVVPGTDFAAPEQVRLSYATSMENIQEVLSRLRKLLTTL from the coding sequence ATGACCGGCCCCTTCCGATTGTCGGACAAGTCCCGCAGCCTGAAACCGTCCGCGACGGTGGCGGTGGCTTCACGCGCCCTGGAGTTGCAGCGCCAGGGCCTCGACATCATTTCTATGAGCGTTGGCGAGCCGGACTTCGGCACGCCCGCGCACATCAAGGAAGCGGGCATGCGGGCCATCCGGGACGGCCGGACCAAGTACACGCCGGTCAGCGGCCTGCCTGAACTGCGCGAGGCGATCAGCGAGAAATTCCGGCGCGAGAACGGGCTGACCTACGCGCCGGACAGCGTGACTGTGACCAGCGGTGGCAAACAGGCCCTGTTCAACGCCTTCTTTGCTCTCTTGAACCCTGGCGATGAAGTCCTGATTCCCGCGCCGTACTGGGTCAGTTACCCGGAGATGGTGGCCCTGACCGGCGCGGTGCCGGTGCCGGTACCCACCACGCCGGAAAGCGGCTTCATGCTGGACATGGACGTGCTGGCTTCCAGAGTGACCCCGCGTACCCGCATGATCGTCCTGAACAGCCCCGGTAACCCCACGGGGGCCGTGTTTACCCCGGAAATCCTGCAAGCCGTGGCGGAGCTGGCGCAGCGGCACGACCTCATGATCGTCACCGACGAGATGTACGAGCACCTGGTGTACGACGCGGCGCAGGTCAGCATCGGCACATTCGCGCCCGAGCACACCCTGACCGTCAACGGGGCCAGCAAGGCCTACGCCATGACCGGCTGGCGCATCGGGTACGCGGGTGGGCCAAAGAGTGTCATTGCCGCCATGAACGCCCTGCAAAGCCAGAGCACCAGCAACGCCAGCAGCATCAGCCAGCACGCCGCCCTGGCCGCCCTCGTGCAGCACCAGGAAACCAGCCAGTTCATCGACATGGCCCGCCGCGCCTACCGCCAGCGCCGCGACACCATCGTGCGCGGCCTCAATGACATGGGGCTAAAAACTCCCACTCCGCAGGGGGCCTTCTACGTCATGGCCGACACCACCCCCATCCACCACAACGAGCTGGAAGCCGCCCGCATCATCCTCGACGATGCCCAGGTCGCCGTCGTTCCCGGCACCGACTTCGCCGCGCCGGAGCAAGTGCGCCTCAGCTACGCCACCAGCATGGAAAACATTCAGGAAGTGCTGAGCAGGTTAAGGAAATTACTGACGACGCTTTGA
- a CDS encoding YraN family protein: MKGADAEQRAADHLQGLGRRILVRNYRIPGGEIDIVSQDGAGTLYFTEVRQRRQARFGSALESVTPRKLALMQRAALTYLVRERGRDDLPCRLEVLTIDGLAGQGALNIVPIDF; this comes from the coding sequence ATGAAAGGCGCGGACGCCGAGCAGCGGGCCGCCGACCACCTGCAAGGCCTGGGCCGCCGCATTCTGGTGCGAAATTACCGCATCCCCGGCGGAGAAATCGACATTGTCAGTCAGGACGGCGCAGGCACGCTGTATTTCACGGAGGTGCGCCAGCGGCGGCAGGCCCGCTTCGGCTCGGCGCTGGAGAGCGTTACGCCGCGCAAACTGGCGCTGATGCAGCGGGCCGCCCTGACGTACCTGGTGCGCGAACGGGGCCGCGACGACCTGCCGTGCCGCCTGGAGGTGCTGACCATCGACGGCCTGGCCGGGCAGGGCGCCCTGAACATCGTTCCCATCGACTTCTAA
- a CDS encoding putative dsRNA-binding protein, producing the protein MTANNSKGDLIARAVTLGLDTPTFDAEASGPPHNRSFHAVVRIGHQVLGQGEGRTKREAERAAAEQALQALQEPSASAPSETSPSPAATWPIYAPVLAQSVEAALEFAEEDDTLEDVQVAAARFYRDLLSDLGHSPE; encoded by the coding sequence ATGACGGCAAACAACAGCAAAGGCGACCTGATCGCGCGGGCCGTGACCCTGGGCCTGGACACGCCCACCTTCGACGCCGAGGCGTCCGGGCCGCCCCACAACCGCAGTTTTCACGCGGTGGTGCGCATCGGCCACCAGGTGCTGGGGCAGGGTGAGGGCCGCACCAAACGCGAGGCGGAACGCGCCGCCGCCGAGCAGGCGCTCCAGGCGTTGCAGGAGCCATCCGCCTCCGCGCCGTCAGAAACCTCGCCCTCGCCGGCGGCCACCTGGCCCATCTATGCGCCGGTGCTGGCGCAGTCGGTCGAGGCCGCGCTGGAGTTTGCCGAGGAGGACGACACCCTGGAAGACGTGCAGGTGGCAGCGGCGCGGTTTTACCGTGACCTGCTGAGCGACCTCGGCCACAGCCCCGAGTGA
- the sppA gene encoding signal peptide peptidase SppA, whose amino-acid sequence MNIPFLDKLNLPDGVSHPTWVVLDITGPYPELSPTQPLQALLNRTESVEALQKRAEALADAGWLHGVLVRISEFTASPTTAHAIRGILKRLSEKKRVVAHLPQLTMTSLIAASGCPELTAPESADVMLSGFALEPTFMGAFLKKHGIEFENLRIREYKAALTRFSEEQMDDHNREQLQAYLDAAEAAWVRDLAEGRGVGEETARAWLEEDFTSAQAMFEAGLLTKIAYEDELVGPGTRPIAAIVELLSAQFDRPNPKEDRIAVVPVIGTIVPGKSRNNPLPLPLMGGPMAGSDTVVAALKRAKADKHTKAIVVYVNSGGGSALASDLMHREIATSEKPVVVVMGEYAASGGYYLAAGAKKIIASPYTITGSIGVVTGKPVMQKFNERQGFKPEGVGRPQALKYSASRPFSDEERDHMARGIEEVYDRFITRVADGRHLTKERVNEIGRGRIWSGADALNLGLVDELGDLHTGLQRAAELAGLSYDAPTWTATPKNHGPLPEFVKDVRDAAQVSVWPFGKERVLTWFDQEIKVR is encoded by the coding sequence ATGAATATTCCTTTTCTGGACAAGTTGAACCTGCCGGACGGCGTGTCGCATCCCACCTGGGTGGTGCTGGACATCACCGGGCCGTACCCGGAATTGAGCCCCACCCAGCCCCTTCAGGCGCTGCTGAACCGCACCGAGTCGGTAGAGGCCCTGCAAAAACGCGCCGAGGCGCTGGCCGACGCCGGCTGGCTGCACGGCGTGCTGGTCAGGATTTCGGAATTCACGGCCAGCCCGACCACCGCGCACGCCATTCGCGGCATCCTGAAACGCCTGTCGGAGAAAAAACGCGTGGTGGCGCACCTGCCGCAGCTCACCATGACTTCCCTGATCGCCGCGAGCGGCTGCCCGGAACTCACCGCGCCCGAATCGGCGGACGTGATGCTGAGCGGCTTCGCGCTGGAACCCACCTTCATGGGGGCCTTCCTGAAAAAACACGGCATCGAGTTCGAGAACCTGCGCATCCGCGAGTACAAGGCTGCCCTGACCCGCTTTAGCGAGGAGCAGATGGACGACCACAACCGCGAGCAGTTGCAGGCTTATCTCGACGCCGCCGAGGCGGCCTGGGTGCGTGACCTGGCCGAAGGGCGCGGCGTGGGCGAGGAGACCGCCCGCGCCTGGCTGGAAGAGGACTTTACCAGCGCCCAGGCCATGTTCGAAGCGGGCCTGCTGACCAAAATCGCCTATGAGGACGAACTGGTCGGCCCCGGCACCCGGCCCATCGCCGCGATCGTCGAGCTCCTGAGCGCCCAGTTCGACCGCCCCAACCCCAAGGAAGACCGCATTGCCGTGGTGCCCGTGATCGGCACCATCGTTCCCGGCAAGAGCCGCAACAACCCCCTTCCGCTGCCGTTGATGGGCGGCCCGATGGCCGGGTCGGACACCGTGGTGGCCGCCCTGAAACGCGCCAAGGCCGACAAGCACACCAAAGCCATCGTGGTGTATGTGAACAGCGGCGGCGGCAGTGCGCTGGCCAGCGACCTGATGCACCGCGAGATCGCCACCAGCGAGAAACCCGTGGTGGTCGTCATGGGCGAGTACGCCGCATCCGGCGGGTACTACCTGGCGGCCGGCGCGAAGAAAATCATTGCCAGCCCGTACACCATCACGGGCAGCATCGGCGTGGTCACCGGCAAACCCGTCATGCAGAAGTTCAACGAGCGGCAGGGGTTCAAACCCGAAGGCGTGGGTCGCCCGCAGGCGCTGAAATACAGTGCCAGTCGCCCCTTTTCCGATGAGGAACGCGACCACATGGCGCGGGGTATCGAGGAAGTGTACGACCGCTTCATCACCCGCGTGGCCGACGGACGCCACCTGACCAAGGAACGCGTGAACGAGATCGGCCGGGGCCGCATCTGGTCAGGCGCGGACGCCCTGAACCTGGGCCTGGTCGATGAACTGGGCGACCTGCACACCGGCCTTCAGCGTGCTGCCGAACTCGCGGGCCTCTCCTACGACGCCCCCACCTGGACGGCCACGCCCAAAAACCACGGGCCACTGCCGGAATTCGTGAAGGACGTCCGGGACGCCGCGCAGGTCAGCGTGTGGCCCTTCGGGAAAGAGCGCGTGCTGACGTGGTTCGACCAGGAAATCAAAGTTCGCTGA
- a CDS encoding M3 family oligoendopeptidase translates to MPRWRTDDLYPGLDDARFEADLTALNADVQALERQFDDLNIRKDGAEMTPATLETVLGALNALSRQRQRLGVYVNAFTSVDSRNALAQQKQGELTTITLPLGPLRSRLTAWLGGLDDEALQNLLAASDLAREHEFFIRKAVKYARHQMTPPEEDLAARLHPSGAGGWGKLHGNYTSQLLGEYRGQQLPVTALRVLASDADPGVRKDAFDAEIAAWKTAELVCAACMNGIKGEQGTLAARRGFVDPVEPSLLMNNIDRETLDAMLGAVKRSLPDFHRYFRAKAKVLGKEKMDWWDITAPVGESQTEWLYPAGADFVEKQFRTYSAKMGDFAARAFREDWIDAGPRDGKRGGAFCMGWEGDASRIMMNHAPSLDSVSTLAHELGHGYHNLVITERTPLQRETPMTLAETASIFCETIIQNAALDTAQGAEKLYVLETQIMGHSQVVVDIYSRFLFEQAVFEKRAGRDLTPQEYNDLMTWAQREAYGDTIGTLHPYMWAVKPHYYMTMFYNYPYTFGLLFGLGVYAQYQQARAQGEEAEFQARYDQLLSSTGLADARTLAAQFGIDITKGDFWEGSLNVIKAQIDEYEKTVGA, encoded by the coding sequence ATGCCCCGCTGGCGCACCGACGATCTTTACCCCGGTCTGGACGACGCCAGGTTTGAAGCCGACCTCACCGCGCTGAACGCGGACGTTCAGGCGCTGGAACGGCAGTTCGATGACCTGAATATCCGCAAGGACGGCGCAGAAATGACGCCCGCCACGCTGGAAACGGTGCTCGGCGCCCTGAACGCCCTGAGCAGGCAGCGCCAGCGCCTGGGCGTGTACGTCAACGCCTTCACGTCCGTGGACAGCCGCAACGCGCTGGCCCAGCAGAAACAGGGTGAACTGACGACCATCACGCTGCCGCTGGGGCCGCTGCGTTCGCGCCTGACCGCCTGGCTGGGCGGCCTGGACGACGAAGCCCTGCAGAACCTGCTGGCCGCTTCCGACCTGGCGCGCGAACACGAGTTTTTCATCCGGAAAGCCGTGAAGTACGCCCGCCACCAGATGACCCCGCCCGAGGAAGACCTGGCGGCCCGCCTGCACCCCAGTGGCGCGGGCGGCTGGGGCAAGCTGCACGGCAACTACACCAGTCAGCTGCTGGGCGAGTACCGGGGCCAGCAACTTCCCGTGACGGCCCTGCGCGTGCTGGCCAGCGACGCCGACCCCGGCGTGCGTAAAGACGCCTTCGACGCCGAGATCGCCGCGTGGAAAACAGCCGAACTGGTGTGTGCCGCGTGCATGAACGGCATCAAGGGCGAACAGGGCACCCTGGCCGCGCGCCGGGGCTTTGTCGACCCCGTGGAACCCAGCCTGCTGATGAACAATATCGACCGGGAAACGCTGGACGCCATGCTGGGGGCGGTCAAGCGCAGCCTGCCGGACTTCCACCGGTACTTCCGCGCCAAGGCGAAGGTGCTGGGCAAGGAAAAAATGGACTGGTGGGACATCACCGCGCCCGTCGGCGAGAGCCAGACCGAGTGGCTGTATCCTGCCGGAGCGGACTTCGTGGAGAAGCAGTTCCGCACCTACAGCGCCAAGATGGGTGATTTTGCCGCCCGCGCCTTCCGCGAGGACTGGATCGACGCCGGCCCCCGCGACGGCAAGCGCGGCGGGGCGTTCTGCATGGGCTGGGAAGGGGACGCCAGCCGCATCATGATGAACCACGCCCCCAGCCTCGACAGCGTCTCCACCCTGGCGCACGAACTGGGCCACGGCTACCACAACCTGGTGATTACCGAGCGCACCCCGCTACAACGCGAAACCCCCATGACCCTCGCCGAAACGGCCAGTATCTTCTGCGAAACCATCATTCAGAACGCGGCGCTGGACACCGCCCAGGGCGCGGAGAAACTGTACGTGCTGGAAACGCAGATCATGGGCCACTCGCAGGTCGTGGTGGACATTTACAGCCGCTTCCTGTTCGAGCAGGCCGTGTTCGAGAAGCGTGCCGGGCGCGACCTGACGCCTCAGGAGTACAACGACCTGATGACCTGGGCGCAGCGTGAAGCGTACGGCGACACCATAGGTACCCTGCACCCGTACATGTGGGCCGTGAAACCGCACTACTACATGACCATGTTCTACAACTACCCGTACACGTTCGGCCTGCTGTTCGGCCTCGGGGTGTACGCCCAGTACCAGCAGGCCAGAGCGCAGGGCGAAGAAGCCGAATTCCAGGCCCGCTACGACCAGCTCCTCAGCAGCACGGGCCTGGCCGATGCCCGCACCCTTGCCGCGCAGTTCGGCATCGACATCACGAAGGGCGACTTCTGGGAAGGGAGCCTGAACGTCATCAAAGCGCAGATCGACGAGTACGAGAAAACCGTCGGGGCGTGA